CGGTGAGACATGAGGAATTCTTTTGCAATTTTCCGATACTTCTGTTATATAGTAAAAGAGTCGAAAAAGGAGGATACACATGAGAACAGCAGTTTTAATTATCGCGTCGTCGTTGGCCGCGGCGACGGCGTGGGGCGCATTCGGTGACGTATTAGCATCGTTCCCCGGCCCGGGCACCACCCCGCTGGCGCTGGCGTGGGACGGCCAGTACCTCTGGTGCACTACCCAAACGCCGGACTACACCTTCCGGATTAACCCCAATAACGGAAGCGTCATATCGTCCTACACGACGGGCTTCGGTTACGCCGCGCGCGGTTTGACGTGGGCCAATTCGAGTATTTACGACGGAAACGACACCCCGAATTACGTAAACCGACGTAATACTTCAGGTAGTATCATGAGTTCATTCGCCGTTACTGCTCTTTACGGCGGCCTCACCTACGACGCGACCAATCTCTGGGTTACGTCGACGTCCCCTCACATGTTCTGGCGCGTTACGACCACCGGCTCGCTCGTCAGCTCTTTCACGGCCGCTTTCTACCCGTTCGACCCCGGCTGGGACGGGACTTATCTATACTGCGGCACGTACAGCCCGGCCCACCGGATATACAGGCTTACGACTACCGGTTCGGTCGTGACATCCGTGGCGCCCCCGGCCAACTTCCCGTGGGGTTGCTGCTCCGACGGCAAATACCTGTGGATATCCACCACGTCAGGTACCAACCGGGTCTGGAAGTTGGATTTGGGGAATACCGGCGTCGCACCCGCGTCGCTGGGCAGGGTTAAGGCCGTCTTCCGTTAACCGTAAAAATAAGATGACCCGAAAAAGCCGCCCCTTGGGGCGGCTTTATTCAAATAGCCGGGGGGGAGGACCGGCCGCATTTCGGCGCGGTTCTCGGCACCGCTCGCGCGTGAATTGACTTGACACGGGCCCCCCTCCTTTTATAAATTTGGGGTAGTTGATAAATGCCTCCCGGAAGCCGAAACCCGCCGGCGCGTAACGGCGCCGCTAAAAATAAATTCGCCGTCCTCCATTTCCCGTCGACCCACGATACGATATTGGCCGAACGGCTCGCGACGCAGCGGGGTTACGACGCGGAGGTTATCCCGCGGCCTCCCGGGAAAATAGGCCGGTGCGGCGTCGCGCTCCAAGTGGCCGCGGCCGACGTGGAGGCGCTGACGGAGATATTCGTCCGCGGCGGCCTGGCGGACCTCGACGTCGCGGAAGGTTAACCGGATTATGTCTATCGAAAACGAAGACGAAGCGGCGAAACTCGCCGATGAGCTCGCCCGGGAGATGGTGGCGTCGCTGGACGCCGATATGTTGAGCGAGGCCAAGGCCATGGGAATGGCGACCTCGGTCTTCGCCCCCCAACTCGAAACCTACCGGGCGAGGTTTAACGAACGGGTTTCGGCCGAAATCGCCGAGAAGGACCTGTTCGGCGTCGCCGCGTCGCGGCTTTTAATAGAAACGGAATAGTCCGGGCGCGCGCGCAACCCGGGCTGGCGCGGTGGGTATCACGCGCCGGCTTTTTTATTCCCGAAAAGTAGGCGGATTAATTTACGGGCGCCGAAGAGTAAACAGGCCAGGGCCGCGGCCGCGGCGACCGTAGCGAGACCCAAAACGGCGCGCGAGAGGAACGGGACGCCGGCGGCGCGGGCCAGCGCCGGCATCGGCCCGAGCACGCCGCCGTAGGGCGGTACCCACGGCGCGGCGCCCGCGGCGAGGATTACGGCCGTAACGGCCATCCAAAAGCCGCCGCGCCACGAACGCGGCGCCCAACGCTCGAGCCGGCCGTCGCCGCGGTAGCGACGGCTGAGAGTTAAAGTGTATCCCCAGGCCGCCAACACCCCTTCGGCCGCCGCCAGCGCCAGGCCGGCCGCAACGACGCGCCACGCCGCGTCCGCCGTGACGGGCCCGCACGCCGGCGAGACTGCCAGGTACGTCAACGCGACGACGGCCGCGCCGGCGCCGCCGACCGCGAAGGCTAAAACGTAGCCCGCGGCTTCGGAGGCGAAGACGCTTTTCAACCTCGAGTACAGCCCCCAAACGAGCCAGGGCGCAACCGCGACGTGGACCAGCAGGTTCGCGCCCAACGCGGCCCAATCCACGTAGGGCGCGACCAGCCCTAGCGCGAGCGTCGCCGCGCAAAGACAGCAGACGCCCACCTCCGCGCCGAAGACGATTACGACCAGGCCCACGGCCGCGACGGTGCCGCCGTAGAGCGCTTCGGCGTGCAGCGGAAATTCCAGCAACCGCAGCGCCGCGACCAGCGCCCCGGCGCCCGCGAACGTCCATATGGTTACGCTCGAGCGGCGCAGGCGAACGAGCGCCGCGGCCAACGACGCCGCGGCGGCGAGCCAACCGAGTACGCCGAGCCAGGCCGGGACCGTTCCGATGGGTAAATACATTTACGTACGCCCCCCCTCCATAAGCTCCGTCGCGGCGGCGACCACCGCCGCCGGCGTTATGGCCTCCATACAATAGTGGCGGTCCTGGAAGCACCGCGCCGACTTGCAGCCGCGGCAGCGCGCGTCGCCGACGACGGTCCGGTGCGGCACGCCGAGCGGCGCCCACATCGTAGCGTCGCCCGGGCCGTAAAGCGCGACGACCGGCGTACCCATCGTAGAGGCTATGTGGACCGGCGCGGTGTCGAGCGTGATAACCAAATCCGCCGCCGCTACCAGCGCGCACGTCTCGAGCAGCGATAGGCCGACCGCCGAGGCCGCGACGCCGGGCCCGATTCCTTCGGCTACCGCCGCGGCGCTCTCCTCCTCGCCCGGGCCGCCCGTTATAGCCAGCGCCGCCGCTCCCCTCCGCGCGAGCTCCCGCCCGACCTCGAGCCAATTCTCGCGCCGCCACAGATACGACGGGTTGGCGGCGCCGGGGTGCATTATGACGAGCGGCGTCGGCCGCCCGCCCCACGCGTCGCGGATGAAGGCCGCGGCGGCCTCGCGCGCCGCCGCCCCCGGCTCGAGCGGCGGATAAGCCGCAGGCGCCGGCGCCTCCGGCTCGAGCAGCCGCAGCCATATCGCCGCGTTGTGGACTTCCGGAGTCGCGGCGTCGTACGAGAACGCCGGGACGTTGGCCCTGGGCGGCGGAGCCCGGCGGTCCGTCAGCGCCGTCCCGCGCGCGGCGTAGTCATAGCCGGTTATCTCCCCCGCGCCGGCGAGCCACGCCAGGTACGGCGACCACCGGTCCGGGACCAGCACGTACGCCCGCGCCGCGCCGAACTCCTTTGCTTCGCGGGCGGCCCGACGGAAGGCCGATAAACCGGCCCCGGCGACAACGACGCGGTCGACGAGGTAGTCGGCCTCGCAGAGCGGCGCGAGGGCCGGTCGGCATACCACCGCCAGTTCGGCGTCCGGGTACCTATTTCGGATGGCGGCGAGCGCCGGCCTGGCGACGAGCGTATCGCCGATGCGCAGAATGCGCTCGAGCGCCAGGACGCGCCCCTCCCGGGCGGCGCGGTTGCGGGGCCAGGGTCGCGCCAAAGTAAAAACCGGCCGCAACGCGCGCCACGCCGCGGCCTCGACGGCGCGCCGGGCGTTAAACCTCCCGGTGTATCGCGCGATGCGGGCGGCCGGGTTAGGCGGCGGGGTCATGGGCCTTGACGCGGGCCGACGATAATTAGTATAATTACGGGCGTAAGAGACATCAATATAAAGTATCGGCGCGGCACGCCGGACGGGTCGAAACAACCCGGCGGCCGCGCCGGCGTTTTAACCTTTTTTTAGTCATTCCCGCAAAAGAGGCCCGAACCTATTCCAGGATGTATCCGGCCCGCTCCAACGCCGACTCGAGCTCGGTGAAGCCGGAGTCGAGGAACGTGCCCGCGGCGTTGTAATCCTGCACGCCGCCGTTGAAGGTCTTGACGTAGTTGCGTTGGATGCCGGAACCGCAGCGGCTCAGCGCCGTCATGTAAAGGTTGAACGCACCGGCTATAAGCTTGTGGGCCTCGTCGAAGCCCTCGGGGACGGCCAGCGCGCCCATCTCGTCCGCCAGTTGGCCCAAGTCGTTGATTATCACCTCGATCTTCCAGGCGAGTTTATCACGTTCGTCCTGGTCGAGGTCGCTGCCGGGCCAGACGAGGAAAGGTTGGGCCTCAATAAGTTTTTCGTTGAACCGGGCGGTGATATCCTGAACGGTATCCGAATAAGCGAGTACGGGGTCGTCGGGAGTTTGGGCCTGCGCCGCGGCCGCCGCGAGCGCCACGACGAATACAACTCCGATGAATTTACGTTTCATAAGCCGCAACTCCTTAAGTTTGAATTGAAACAGCTAACCTAATTTTACGCCATATATCCCCCGCAGGCAAGGAATTTCACACGCCGCAGATATGACTCGAGACGTACGTAAAAACAACCACAACAGCCTCATACGCCGGGCGATGCGTATTTCCGTCGCCGAGGGCGCGTCTGCGTAAACGGAATGACGACGACTAAAGACCTCTTGCCGGAAATTTACCGGCGTCTCGACGCCGCGTACGGCGACCAAGAGTGGTGGCCGGGCGAGACGCCGCTCGAGGTCGCCGTGGGCGCCATCCTCACGCAGAACACCGCCTGGGCCAACGTCGAGAAGGCCATCGCCAACCTTAAAGCCGCCGGCCTGCTCGAGCCGGCCGCGCTGGCCCGCCTGACGCCTTCCGAAATCGCGCCGTTGATAAAACCGGCCGGTTATTATAACGTTAAGGCAAGGCGGCTGCGCGCGTTCCTCG
This genomic interval from bacterium contains the following:
- a CDS encoding glycosyltransferase family 9 protein is translated as MTPPPNPAARIARYTGRFNARRAVEAAAWRALRPVFTLARPWPRNRAAREGRVLALERILRIGDTLVARPALAAIRNRYPDAELAVVCRPALAPLCEADYLVDRVVVAGAGLSAFRRAAREAKEFGAARAYVLVPDRWSPYLAWLAGAGEITGYDYAARGTALTDRRAPPPRANVPAFSYDAATPEVHNAAIWLRLLEPEAPAPAAYPPLEPGAAAREAAAAFIRDAWGGRPTPLVIMHPGAANPSYLWRRENWLEVGRELARRGAAALAITGGPGEEESAAAVAEGIGPGVAASAVGLSLLETCALVAAADLVITLDTAPVHIASTMGTPVVALYGPGDATMWAPLGVPHRTVVGDARCRGCKSARCFQDRHYCMEAITPAAVVAAATELMEGGRT
- a CDS encoding DUF3343 domain-containing protein; the encoded protein is MPPGSRNPPARNGAAKNKFAVLHFPSTHDTILAERLATQRGYDAEVIPRPPGKIGRCGVALQVAAADVEALTEIFVRGGLADLDVAEG
- a CDS encoding energy-coupling factor ABC transporter permease, with amino-acid sequence MYLPIGTVPAWLGVLGWLAAAASLAAALVRLRRSSVTIWTFAGAGALVAALRLLEFPLHAEALYGGTVAAVGLVVIVFGAEVGVCCLCAATLALGLVAPYVDWAALGANLLVHVAVAPWLVWGLYSRLKSVFASEAAGYVLAFAVGGAGAAVVALTYLAVSPACGPVTADAAWRVVAAGLALAAAEGVLAAWGYTLTLSRRYRGDGRLERWAPRSWRGGFWMAVTAVILAAGAAPWVPPYGGVLGPMPALARAAGVPFLSRAVLGLATVAAAAALACLLFGARKLIRLLFGNKKAGA